Proteins from a single region of Phycisphaeraceae bacterium D3-23:
- the hisC gene encoding histidinol-phosphate transaminase codes for MPAPRKNIQRLAAYAPGEQPSPSVKVVKLNTNESPYPPSPKALDALRDVSAEALRIYPPPLAQPFRSTAAEIHGISPEQVIATNGGDELLRLLITSYCNPAAGNNCGGGLGVTTPSYSLYPVLAAIHDTPVCTVERDADFALPSDLAQRWNDAGCALAMLVNPHAPTGICTDVETLREIALKFNGLLMIDEAYVDFAQADALPLVRDGIDNVILLRSMSKGYGLAGLRLGYGVGTAPIIAALDKARDSYNTDIVSQRVAAAALEDRTYARLVWDKVIDARRELTDALRKRGFAAIDSQTNFVLATPPATTDKPDAKALYTRLKERGILVRYFDQPRLDDKLRITIGTPEQNDALLEALDDLM; via the coding sequence ATGCCCGCACCCCGCAAGAACATCCAGCGACTCGCCGCGTACGCGCCGGGCGAACAGCCTTCGCCGAGCGTGAAGGTCGTCAAGCTCAACACAAACGAGAGCCCGTACCCGCCGTCGCCCAAAGCGCTCGACGCGCTCAGGGACGTGTCGGCCGAGGCACTGCGCATCTACCCGCCGCCGCTGGCGCAGCCGTTCCGTAGCACCGCCGCCGAGATACACGGCATCTCGCCCGAGCAGGTGATCGCGACCAACGGTGGGGACGAGTTGTTACGCCTGCTCATCACGTCCTACTGCAACCCTGCGGCTGGGAACAATTGCGGCGGGGGGCTTGGTGTGACGACACCGAGCTACTCGCTGTACCCGGTGCTTGCGGCGATCCACGACACGCCGGTCTGTACGGTCGAGCGCGACGCCGACTTTGCGCTCCCCAGTGACCTTGCACAGCGATGGAACGATGCGGGCTGTGCGCTAGCGATGCTGGTCAACCCACATGCGCCGACGGGGATCTGCACGGATGTCGAGACGCTCCGCGAGATCGCGTTAAAGTTCAACGGGCTGCTGATGATCGACGAGGCGTATGTCGATTTCGCGCAGGCCGATGCGCTCCCGCTGGTGCGAGACGGCATCGACAATGTCATCCTCCTGCGCAGCATGAGCAAGGGCTACGGCCTCGCGGGGCTCCGCTTGGGCTATGGGGTGGGGACCGCGCCGATCATCGCCGCGCTTGATAAGGCACGCGACAGCTATAACACCGACATCGTCTCGCAGCGCGTCGCCGCTGCGGCGCTCGAAGACCGAACGTATGCCCGGCTGGTATGGGACAAGGTCATCGATGCAAGACGCGAGCTAACCGATGCGCTCCGCAAACGAGGCTTTGCCGCGATCGATAGCCAGACCAACTTCGTCCTCGCCACGCCCCCGGCCACGACCGATAAGCCCGACGCCAAGGCGCTCTACACCCGGCTCAAAGAACGCGGCATCCTCGTCCGCTACTTCGATCAGCCCCGGCTCGACGATAAACTCCGTATCACGATCGGCACCCCCGAACAGAACGACGCGCTGCTCGAAGCGCTCGACGACCTGATGTAA
- the hisB gene encoding imidazoleglycerol-phosphate dehydratase HisB, whose product MRNATIQRKTNETAIDLAISLDAASAGDYKHATGVGFFDHMLDHVARHGRLSSHITCEGDTHVDDHHTVEDVGIALGEAILQAVGDKRGIERYGHASVPMDESLANVSLDLSGRPALVFKVESNSFNDPAGKIGTFDTQLVKEFFNAVANHARMNLHVHVPWGENNHHIAEAIFKAFGRALRDAVSVTGDDVPSTKGAL is encoded by the coding sequence ATGCGCAACGCCACGATCCAACGCAAGACCAACGAGACCGCCATCGACCTCGCGATCTCCCTCGACGCTGCCTCTGCGGGTGACTACAAGCACGCCACCGGCGTCGGGTTCTTCGACCACATGCTCGACCACGTCGCGCGTCACGGCCGGCTGTCCTCGCACATCACCTGCGAGGGCGACACCCATGTCGACGACCACCACACCGTCGAGGATGTCGGCATCGCGCTTGGCGAAGCGATCCTGCAGGCCGTCGGCGACAAACGCGGCATCGAGCGCTACGGCCACGCGAGCGTCCCGATGGACGAGTCGCTGGCCAACGTGTCGCTCGACCTGTCGGGCCGGCCCGCGCTGGTGTTCAAGGTCGAGTCCAACAGCTTCAACGACCCGGCCGGGAAGATCGGCACATTCGACACGCAGCTCGTCAAAGAGTTCTTCAACGCCGTCGCCAACCACGCGAGGATGAACCTGCACGTCCACGTCCCCTGGGGCGAGAACAACCACCACATCGCCGAGGCCATCTTCAAGGCCTTCGGCCGTGCGCTCCGCGACGCGGTGAGCGTGACGGGAGATGATGTGCCGAGTACGAAGGGGGCGCTGTAG